A single genomic interval of Gammaproteobacteria bacterium harbors:
- a CDS encoding AI-2E family transporter — protein sequence MNKSAFSRIDLVTCLLFGAALLLLLYLELLPSLIAGLLVYALVNMMVPLLRAPALDHQGARLVAVTLIAMVVITIIVLAGVGLATFLRHSGESLPVLIQRMAEIIENSRARLPPWAVAYIPADADALRKAAVVWLQENTHTFQVAGTGIGRALAHILIGMVIGGLLSLEAAIVHTESAPLSSSIANRALRLGNAFRRVVFAQIWISSINTLFTALYLALVLPLFGVNLPFTKTLILITFVVGLIPILGNLISNTVICVVSLSQSLFVALGALFYLMAIHKLEYFLNARIVGGHIQARAWELLLAMLVMEAAFGVPGLIAAPIYYAYIKDELGDRGLI from the coding sequence ATGAACAAATCCGCATTTTCCCGCATCGATCTCGTCACCTGCCTGCTGTTCGGAGCGGCACTGCTGTTGCTGCTGTACCTGGAATTGCTGCCCTCGCTGATTGCCGGGTTGCTGGTCTACGCGCTGGTGAACATGATGGTGCCGCTGCTGCGCGCACCGGCGCTGGATCACCAGGGCGCGCGCCTGGTCGCGGTGACGCTGATCGCCATGGTCGTGATCACGATCATCGTGCTGGCCGGGGTCGGGCTGGCCACATTCCTGCGCCACAGTGGCGAAAGCCTGCCGGTACTGATCCAGCGCATGGCGGAGATCATCGAGAATTCACGGGCCCGCCTGCCGCCGTGGGCTGTCGCCTACATCCCGGCCGATGCCGACGCGTTGCGCAAGGCCGCCGTGGTCTGGCTGCAGGAAAACACGCACACCTTCCAGGTGGCGGGAACCGGTATCGGCCGGGCGCTGGCACACATCCTGATCGGCATGGTCATCGGCGGCTTGCTGTCGCTGGAGGCCGCGATCGTTCATACCGAATCGGCGCCGTTGTCGAGTTCGATTGCCAACCGCGCGCTGCGCCTCGGCAATGCGTTCCGCCGCGTGGTGTTCGCGCAGATCTGGATTTCCTCGATCAACACGCTGTTCACGGCGCTCTACCTGGCGCTTGTATTGCCGCTGTTCGGGGTCAATCTGCCCTTCACCAAGACCCTGATCCTGATCACATTCGTGGTCGGCCTGATCCCGATTCTCGGCAACCTGATCTCGAATACCGTGATCTGCGTGGTGAGTCTCAGCCAATCCCTGTTCGTGGCGCTGGGTGCGCTGTTCTACCTGATGGCGATCCACAAACTGGAATATTTTCTCAATGCCCGCATCGTTGGCGGTCATATCCAGGCGCGGGCCTGGGAACTGCTGCTGGCAATGCTGGTAATGGAGGCCGCGTTCGGCGTTCCCGGCCTGATCGCCGCGCCAATCTATTACGCCTATATAAAGGACGAACTGGGCGATCGCGGCCTGATCTGA
- a CDS encoding FadR family transcriptional regulator, which yields MSENLAYSFSPLKRPPAYQVVSEKMREAILAGRIQAGDLLPTETELAEQFGVTRSTVREAIRLLEQSGLLGRAGRKRLAVRLPTLESASRSISAALQMHRVTFKDLWEVSMGLEPLAARLACATIDDTHKLLLAKNLERTRAALDDDEELLEAEIEFHDLVAHATRNHALLLARQPLNQLFYPAYRPVIEGLKPGKRILESHQRIHDAILADDPDTAARWAEKHMLDFRRGILMAKLDFEGPVSPLEDLGMRANRLS from the coding sequence ATGTCCGAGAACCTTGCTTACAGCTTCAGCCCGCTCAAACGCCCGCCGGCCTACCAGGTGGTCAGCGAAAAGATGCGCGAGGCGATTCTCGCCGGACGCATCCAGGCCGGCGACCTGCTGCCCACCGAAACCGAGTTGGCCGAGCAGTTCGGCGTCACCCGCTCCACGGTGCGCGAGGCGATCCGCCTGCTCGAGCAGAGCGGCCTGCTGGGGCGCGCCGGGCGCAAGCGACTCGCCGTGCGCCTGCCTACGCTGGAATCCGCCTCGCGCTCGATCAGCGCCGCACTGCAGATGCACCGGGTCACCTTCAAGGACTTGTGGGAGGTGTCGATGGGCCTCGAACCGCTGGCTGCGCGCCTCGCCTGCGCCACCATCGACGACACCCACAAGCTGCTGCTGGCAAAGAATCTCGAGCGCACCCGCGCGGCCCTGGATGATGACGAGGAGCTGCTCGAGGCGGAAATCGAGTTTCATGACCTGGTCGCGCACGCGACCCGCAACCATGCGCTGCTGCTGGCGCGCCAGCCGCTGAACCAGCTGTTCTATCCGGCCTATCGCCCGGTCATCGAAGGCCTGAAGCCGGGCAAGCGTATTCTCGAATCGCACCAGCGTATCCATGACGCGATCCTCGCCGACGATCCGGATACCGCCGCGCGCTGGGCCGAGAAACACATGCTGGATTTCCGCCGTGGGATCCTGATGGCAAAACTCGATTTCGAGGGACCCGTGAGCCCGCTGGAGGATCTCGGAATGCGCGCCAACCGCCTGTCCTGA
- a CDS encoding methylmalonyl-CoA mutase family protein gives MSSTVPNRNPGEEPRPNTKPLRFVTAASLFDGHDAAINVMRRLIQAQGSEVIHLGHNRGVREIVRAALQEDADGIAISSYQGGHMEFFRYMVDMLRELGAPHIRVFGGGGGTITPEEIDELQAYGVERIYHPRDGMHMGLLGMIEDLVQRTAEQRIPTVYPDSVCIDDEIAVAQMVSAIEEGLFGEAELARMRKEWTLRAAQVPVIGITGTGGAGKSSVTDELLSRLLRFFPDRRMAVLAVDPTRRRTGGALLGDRIRMNSLDSARIYMRSMATRRQHLATSEMLGDVSLFLKSLGFDMVIIETAGIGQSDSEIVDLVDFSVYVMTSEYGAASQLEKIDMIDFADLIVLNKFDKRGAEDALRDVRKQWRRNHNAFGARDEEIPVYPTIASQFNDPGVNWVFHNLCAQLVQKLELDAARWTPAIDTTLREPKSVALIPGNRVRYLAEIAEEGRGVNAAALTQAALADRAQHLHETLRELGDPLLPAALAGFAPDALTEASADNSLRTIRQRYQSTIDELEAQSLKLLREWPARLEGIRSDEYSYSVRGREIRGDNYRESLSRLKIPKIGAPRYTGWGELLVFLLKENLPGYYPYTAGVFPYRREGEDPTRMFAGEGTPERTNRRFHYVSRGQPANRLSTAFDSVTLYGEDPAVRPDIYGKVGNSGVSIATVDDIKKLYSGFDLCDPATSVSMTINGPAPIILAFFMNAAIDQQVEKHLRQSGGWDAAQPKIDAYFAGRTRPHYEGPLPEGNDGLGLGLLGIAGDKVVDAETYARIRKQTLTSVRGTVQADILKEDQAQNTCIFSTGFAMKMMGDVQEFFIRNGVRNYYSVSISGYHIAEAGANPISQLAFTLSNGFTLVEYYLSRGMQIDDFAPNLSFFFSNGMDPEYSVIGRVARRIWARAMKERYGASERSQMLKYHIQTSGRSLHAQEMSFNDIRTTLQALYAIFDNCNSLHTNAYDEAITTPTEESVRRAVAIQLVINRELGLNFCENPWQGSFIVEELTDLVEEAVYAEFERISERGGVLGAMDTMYQRGKIQDESMYYESRKHDGSLPLIGVNTYLPAAGQEETMTVRELMRSSAQEKQMQIDHLAHFQDRHGAETPDAVAALQRVAEQRGNTFAELMEAVKTCSLGQISGALYEVGGIYRRNM, from the coding sequence ATGTCGTCGACCGTACCGAACCGCAATCCGGGCGAAGAACCACGTCCAAATACCAAGCCCCTGCGCTTCGTGACGGCTGCGTCGCTGTTCGACGGGCATGACGCGGCGATCAACGTGATGCGTCGCCTGATCCAGGCGCAGGGGAGCGAAGTGATTCACCTCGGTCACAACCGCGGCGTGCGCGAAATCGTGCGCGCGGCGTTGCAGGAGGACGCCGATGGCATCGCGATCAGCTCCTACCAGGGCGGGCACATGGAGTTCTTCCGCTACATGGTCGACATGCTGCGCGAACTGGGCGCACCGCATATCCGCGTGTTCGGCGGCGGCGGCGGAACCATCACACCGGAGGAAATCGACGAACTGCAGGCCTACGGTGTCGAGCGTATCTACCATCCGCGCGACGGCATGCACATGGGATTGCTCGGCATGATCGAGGACCTCGTGCAGCGCACCGCGGAACAACGTATCCCGACGGTATATCCCGACAGCGTGTGCATCGATGACGAGATCGCGGTCGCACAGATGGTTTCCGCGATCGAGGAAGGATTGTTCGGCGAGGCGGAACTCGCCCGGATGCGCAAGGAATGGACCTTGCGCGCCGCCCAGGTGCCGGTGATCGGCATCACCGGCACCGGTGGCGCCGGCAAGAGCAGCGTCACCGACGAGTTGCTGTCCCGGCTGCTGCGCTTTTTCCCGGATCGGCGCATGGCGGTGCTCGCCGTGGATCCGACCCGCCGGCGCACGGGTGGTGCGCTGCTCGGGGATCGTATCCGCATGAACAGTCTCGATTCGGCGCGTATCTACATGCGCTCGATGGCGACGCGGCGCCAGCATCTGGCGACCAGCGAGATGCTCGGCGACGTGAGCCTGTTCCTGAAGTCGCTCGGCTTCGACATGGTGATCATCGAAACGGCGGGCATCGGTCAGAGCGATTCGGAGATCGTGGACCTGGTCGATTTCTCGGTCTACGTAATGACCAGCGAGTACGGTGCGGCGAGCCAGCTCGAGAAGATCGACATGATCGATTTCGCCGACCTGATCGTGCTGAACAAGTTCGACAAGCGTGGTGCCGAGGATGCGCTGCGCGATGTGCGCAAGCAGTGGCGGCGCAACCACAACGCGTTCGGCGCCAGGGACGAGGAAATTCCCGTCTATCCGACCATCGCCAGCCAGTTCAACGACCCCGGGGTGAATTGGGTGTTCCACAATCTGTGCGCGCAGCTGGTGCAAAAGCTCGAGCTCGATGCCGCTCGCTGGACCCCGGCCATCGATACCACGCTGCGCGAACCCAAATCGGTGGCGCTGATACCGGGCAACCGGGTGCGTTACCTGGCGGAAATCGCCGAGGAAGGACGTGGCGTCAATGCCGCCGCGCTGACCCAGGCCGCGCTCGCCGACCGGGCGCAGCACCTGCACGAAACACTGCGCGAACTCGGTGATCCGCTGCTGCCGGCGGCGCTTGCGGGATTTGCACCCGATGCGTTGACCGAGGCGAGCGCCGACAACAGCCTGCGCACCATCCGTCAGCGCTACCAGTCAACCATCGACGAGCTCGAGGCGCAATCGCTGAAGCTGCTGCGCGAGTGGCCGGCACGGCTCGAGGGGATTCGCAGCGACGAGTACAGCTACAGCGTGCGCGGCCGCGAGATTCGCGGCGACAACTACCGCGAGAGCCTGAGTCGCCTGAAGATCCCCAAGATCGGTGCCCCGCGCTACACCGGCTGGGGCGAGCTGCTGGTGTTCCTGCTCAAGGAGAACCTGCCGGGATACTACCCCTATACGGCCGGCGTGTTTCCGTACCGTCGCGAAGGCGAGGATCCGACCCGCATGTTCGCCGGCGAGGGCACGCCGGAGCGCACCAACCGGCGCTTTCACTACGTCTCGCGGGGACAGCCGGCCAACCGCCTGTCGACGGCTTTTGATTCGGTCACGCTCTACGGTGAGGACCCGGCGGTGCGGCCCGATATCTACGGCAAGGTCGGCAACAGCGGGGTATCGATTGCCACCGTGGACGATATCAAGAAACTCTACTCGGGTTTCGATCTGTGCGATCCCGCCACCTCGGTATCGATGACCATCAATGGTCCGGCACCGATCATCCTCGCGTTCTTCATGAACGCGGCGATCGATCAGCAGGTCGAGAAGCATCTCAGGCAGAGCGGCGGCTGGGACGCCGCGCAGCCGAAGATCGATGCGTATTTTGCCGGACGTACACGCCCGCACTATGAAGGTCCGCTGCCGGAAGGCAATGACGGGCTCGGTCTCGGTCTGCTCGGCATTGCGGGTGACAAGGTGGTCGATGCCGAGACCTATGCGCGCATCCGCAAGCAGACCCTGACAAGCGTGCGTGGCACGGTGCAGGCCGACATCCTGAAAGAGGACCAGGCGCAGAACACCTGCATCTTCTCGACCGGTTTTGCGATGAAAATGATGGGCGATGTGCAGGAGTTCTTTATCCGCAACGGGGTGCGCAATTACTACAGCGTCTCGATCAGCGGATATCACATCGCCGAGGCCGGCGCGAACCCGATCTCGCAGCTTGCGTTCACCTTGTCGAACGGATTCACCCTGGTGGAGTACTACCTTTCGCGGGGCATGCAGATCGACGATTTCGCACCGAACCTGAGCTTCTTTTTCAGCAACGGCATGGACCCCGAGTACAGCGTGATCGGGCGCGTGGCGCGCCGCATATGGGCGCGCGCGATGAAGGAACGCTACGGTGCCAGCGAGCGCAGCCAGATGCTCAAATACCATATCCAGACCTCCGGGCGCAGCCTGCACGCACAGGAAATGAGCTTCAACGACATCCGCACGACGCTGCAGGCGCTGTACGCGATCTTCGACAACTGCAACAGCCTGCACACCAACGCCTATGACGAGGCGATCACCACGCCGACCGAGGAGAGCGTGCGGCGCGCGGTGGCGATCCAGCTGGTGATCAACCGCGAGCTGGGGCTGAATTTCTGCGAGAACCCGTGGCAGGGCTCGTTCATCGTCGAGGAACTGACCGACCTGGTGGAGGAGGCGGTATACGCCGAGTTCGAGCGCATTTCCGAGCGTGGCGGCGTGCTCGGCGCGATGGATACCATGTACCAGCGCGGCAAGATCCAGGACGAGAGCATGTACTACGAGAGCCGGAAGCACGACGGCAGCCTGCCGCTGATCGGGGTGAACACCTACCTGCCTGCGGCGGGGCAGGAGGAAACCATGACGGTGCGCGAACTGATGCGCTCCTCGGCGCAGGAGAAGCAGATGCAGATCGATCACCTGGCGCATTTCCAGGATCGTCATGGCGCGGAAACCCCGGATGCGGTAGCGGCTCTGCAACGTGTTGCCGAGCAGCGCGGCAACACCTTCGCCGAGTTGATGGAAGCGGTGAAGACCTGCTCGCTGGGGCAGATCTCGGGCGCGTTGTACGAAGTCGGGGGGATCTACCGGCGCAACATGTAG
- a CDS encoding LLM class F420-dependent oxidoreductase: MKLGLQLGYWQKGPTPRFIELAQVAESLGFDSVWTAEAYGSDCFTPLAAIAACTSRIRLGTGVMQLSARTPTCAAMTALTLDHLSNGRLVLGVGVSGPQVVEGWYGQPFTRPLERTREWLEIFRTVVAREKPLEFHGKQYDLPCSNGLGLGKPLKSITHPLRKTIPVVLGAEGAKNVELAAQRFDGWLPIFCSPYKMDIFDESLQAAKADFEIAAMVTMSINDDLQQALVPGKWTMALYLGGMGAKDMNFHQNLLGRMGYAEEATRIQELFLGGRQQEAVDAVPDALVDEISLLGSRGRIRERLQDWKKTRVSSLLIGHSSDFDLTVSNMEFLAKELL; the protein is encoded by the coding sequence ATGAAACTCGGTCTGCAACTCGGCTATTGGCAGAAAGGCCCTACCCCACGCTTCATCGAACTGGCGCAGGTGGCGGAGAGTCTCGGTTTCGATTCGGTGTGGACCGCCGAGGCCTACGGCTCGGATTGCTTCACGCCGCTGGCGGCGATTGCCGCCTGTACCAGCAGGATCCGCCTGGGAACCGGGGTGATGCAACTGTCCGCGCGCACCCCGACCTGCGCGGCGATGACCGCGCTCACTCTTGATCATCTTTCCAACGGCAGACTGGTGCTCGGCGTGGGCGTGTCCGGACCGCAAGTCGTGGAGGGCTGGTACGGGCAGCCCTTCACCCGGCCGCTCGAACGCACCCGCGAATGGCTGGAGATCTTCCGCACCGTGGTTGCGCGCGAGAAGCCGCTCGAGTTTCACGGCAAGCAATACGATCTGCCGTGCAGCAATGGTCTTGGGCTCGGCAAACCGCTGAAGAGCATCACCCACCCGCTGCGCAAGACCATACCGGTGGTGCTGGGTGCCGAGGGAGCGAAGAATGTCGAACTCGCCGCGCAGAGATTCGACGGCTGGCTGCCGATATTCTGTTCGCCCTACAAGATGGATATTTTCGACGAGAGCCTGCAGGCTGCGAAGGCGGATTTCGAGATCGCCGCGATGGTCACCATGAGCATCAACGACGATCTGCAGCAGGCACTGGTGCCGGGCAAATGGACCATGGCGCTGTATCTCGGCGGCATGGGAGCCAAGGACATGAACTTCCACCAGAACCTGCTCGGTCGCATGGGTTATGCCGAGGAGGCAACGCGCATACAGGAGCTGTTCCTCGGCGGACGCCAGCAGGAGGCGGTCGATGCGGTGCCCGATGCGCTGGTCGACGAGATCTCGCTGCTCGGCTCCAGGGGGCGGATACGCGAGCGGCTGCAGGACTGGAAGAAAACCCGGGTCAGCTCGCTGTTGATCGGTCACAGCTCGGATTTCGATCTCACGGTGTCGAACATGGAGTTCCTGGCCAAGGAACTGCTGTGA
- a CDS encoding c-type cytochrome, which translates to MNARKLFFVSLLLYGAQCLAEPLTGDVERGRVVFGACRTCHYPDKGAGHQNGPSLWNIFGQRAGAQEGFAYYSAALRASGLVWSPEYLDAWLANPSGFLPGTTMMSLGVPDPQARADLIAYLALFTEAR; encoded by the coding sequence ATGAATGCCAGGAAACTGTTTTTCGTGTCCCTGTTGCTGTACGGCGCACAGTGCCTCGCGGAGCCGCTCACCGGAGACGTCGAGCGCGGGCGCGTGGTATTCGGTGCTTGCCGCACCTGTCATTACCCCGACAAGGGAGCCGGTCATCAGAACGGCCCCTCGTTGTGGAATATTTTCGGGCAGCGTGCCGGCGCGCAGGAAGGTTTCGCGTATTACTCCGCAGCACTCCGGGCGTCCGGGCTGGTGTGGTCGCCCGAGTACCTCGATGCGTGGCTGGCCAATCCCTCGGGCTTCCTGCCGGGAACCACCATGATGTCCCTGGGGGTGCCCGACCCGCAGGCGCGCGCCGATCTGATTGCCTACCTGGCGCTGTTCACCGAGGCACGCTAG
- a CDS encoding nuclear transport factor 2 family protein, translating into MALAGNNKDLVSRFWSEVYENRDYDRVGKFFAEDGVYEDVAIPDSAAHGPAAVAKRLRIGHEPVERFTHAIHRMVAEGNTVMTEHTETWHFHSGEIVALPFVSVMEIRDGMIALWRDYSDMNTLLSKAPQWWLEHIMKFSVADFNTDQGA; encoded by the coding sequence ATGGCACTGGCAGGCAACAACAAGGATCTGGTTTCACGTTTCTGGAGCGAGGTCTACGAGAACCGCGACTATGATCGCGTGGGCAAGTTCTTTGCCGAAGATGGCGTATACGAGGACGTTGCGATTCCCGATTCCGCCGCGCACGGACCTGCGGCGGTTGCCAAGCGGCTGCGCATCGGCCACGAGCCGGTGGAGCGCTTCACCCACGCCATCCATCGCATGGTTGCCGAAGGCAATACGGTGATGACCGAGCATACCGAAACCTGGCATTTTCATAGCGGCGAAATCGTCGCGCTGCCGTTCGTGTCGGTGATGGAAATCAGGGATGGCATGATCGCGCTGTGGCGCGATTATTCGGACATGAACACCTTGCTGTCCAAGGCCCCGCAATGGTGGCTCGAACACATCATGAAATTCTCGGTCGCCGACTTCAACACGGACCAAGGCGCCTAG
- a CDS encoding amidase, with protein MSTIDRRTLIRNTVVAAAALATPLAAMSAAQAMSATEYRKHDALALAKLVRSGQITPRELLEIAIARAEAVNPSLNCIVEKLYERARESVAAGLPAGPFAGVPFLLKDLGMALAGTVTTNGSRFYRDAVMDYTSTVVERYQKAGLVIFGKTASPEFGGTPCTESILFGDTRNPWNLKYTPGGSSGGSAAAVAAGVLPLANATDGGGSIRIPASCCGLFGMKPSRGRVPHGPKELSSTMSVIHAVSRSVRDSAALLDAVCGPEPGQTLIAPAIVGSYLEFAGRAPAALRIGMIGTPVTHSPVDPECRKAAANAARLCEQLGHHVEEIELPLDPRVFFAAYGPIMAAGLVERVSSRERELGRTVTENDLEPIIWQRYQAARSNTAEQLHAALVGVESIARDIALLQQNHDVLLSPTLAAPPVQVGRMSLNQPNESYEKEVISASAFTMLYNATGQPAMSVPLHWTPEGLPVGVMFAGRYGEEHVLFQLAGQLEQASPWFDKHAPG; from the coding sequence ATGTCAACCATCGATCGCCGCACCCTGATCAGAAACACCGTGGTGGCCGCCGCCGCGCTTGCCACGCCGTTGGCCGCAATGAGCGCGGCTCAGGCGATGAGCGCGACGGAATACCGCAAGCACGATGCGCTGGCGCTGGCCAAACTGGTTCGATCGGGTCAGATCACACCGCGCGAGCTGCTGGAGATCGCGATCGCGCGCGCCGAGGCGGTCAATCCCTCGCTCAACTGCATCGTCGAGAAGCTCTACGAGCGTGCCCGGGAAAGCGTCGCGGCAGGCCTGCCCGCGGGACCCTTCGCCGGCGTGCCGTTCCTGCTCAAGGATCTGGGCATGGCACTGGCGGGAACGGTGACCACCAATGGTTCGCGTTTCTACAGGGACGCGGTCATGGATTACACCAGCACCGTCGTCGAGCGCTACCAGAAAGCCGGACTGGTGATTTTCGGCAAGACCGCGAGTCCCGAGTTCGGCGGCACACCCTGCACCGAGTCGATCCTGTTTGGTGATACGCGCAATCCCTGGAATCTGAAATATACGCCGGGTGGCTCCTCGGGCGGTTCGGCCGCCGCGGTTGCCGCAGGCGTCCTGCCGCTCGCGAACGCCACCGATGGTGGCGGGTCGATTCGCATTCCCGCCTCGTGTTGCGGTCTGTTCGGCATGAAGCCCAGCCGCGGACGGGTGCCGCACGGCCCCAAAGAACTCTCATCGACGATGAGCGTGATCCACGCGGTTTCGCGCAGCGTACGCGACAGCGCCGCACTGCTGGATGCGGTCTGTGGACCGGAACCGGGTCAAACCCTGATCGCGCCGGCCATCGTCGGCAGCTACCTGGAGTTTGCAGGTCGCGCGCCGGCGGCGCTGCGTATCGGGATGATCGGTACACCCGTCACGCACAGCCCGGTCGATCCCGAATGCCGCAAGGCCGCCGCGAATGCAGCCAGGCTGTGCGAGCAACTGGGGCACCACGTGGAGGAAATCGAGCTGCCACTGGATCCGCGCGTGTTCTTTGCGGCCTACGGCCCGATCATGGCTGCCGGCCTCGTGGAACGCGTCAGCAGCAGGGAGCGCGAACTCGGGCGCACGGTGACCGAGAACGACCTGGAGCCGATCATCTGGCAACGCTATCAGGCGGCGCGCTCGAACACCGCCGAGCAACTTCACGCTGCGTTAGTTGGTGTCGAGAGCATCGCGCGGGACATCGCGCTGCTGCAGCAGAACCACGATGTGCTGCTGTCGCCCACGTTGGCCGCGCCGCCGGTGCAGGTCGGCAGGATGAGCCTGAACCAGCCCAACGAATCGTACGAGAAGGAAGTGATCAGCGCTTCGGCCTTCACCATGCTCTACAACGCAACCGGTCAACCCGCGATGTCGGTGCCACTGCACTGGACACCCGAGGGGCTGCCGGTCGGAGTGATGTTCGCGGGCCGCTATGGCGAGGAGCATGTCCTGTTCCAGCTGGCCGGCCAACTCGAACAGGCAAGTCCCTGGTTCGACAAGCATGCGCCCGGCTGA